From the genome of Bos taurus isolate L1 Dominette 01449 registration number 42190680 breed Hereford chromosome 2, ARS-UCD2.0, whole genome shotgun sequence, one region includes:
- the LOC132342962 gene encoding potassium voltage-gated channel subfamily H member 7-like — protein MKHLKSPTKESCSPSEADDTKALIQPSKCSPLVNISGPLDHSSPKRQWDRLYPDMLQSSSQLTHSRSKESICSIRRASSVHDIEGFSVHPKNIFRDRHASEDNGRNVKGNV, from the exons ATGAAGCACTTAAAGTCTCCAACAAAAGAAAGCTGCAGCCCCTCGGAAGCAGACGACACAAAAGCCTTGATACAACCCAGCAAATGTTCCCCCTTGGTGAATATCTCTGGACCTCTTGACCATTCCTCTCCCAAAAGGCAATGGGACCGACTCTaccctgacatgctgcagtcaaGTTCCCAGCTGACTCATTCCAGATCAAAGGAAAGCATTTGTAGTATACGGAGGGCTTCCTCGGTTCATGATATAGAAGGATTCAGTGTCCATCCCAAGAACATATTTAGAGATCGACACGCCAGTGAAG ACAATGGTCGCAATGTTAAAGGTAATGTATGA